Sequence from the Exiguobacterium aurantiacum genome:
GGTTCGACGAGCTCGTCTCCGGTCGCGAACACGGTGATGTGCGGTTTCACGTACACGTCGACTTGATCGTAGCCGAACGTCGCGAGCAAGGCGATCACGCCTGGATTGATGCGGGTGCCTCGGTCAACGATATTCGTCCCCATCGCCACATCTTCCCCGCGATAAGAGATGTTGGCATCGCGGGCCGGTCGTTTGAACGTCACGACTTGCTCGTCTGCTTGCACGAGTTCGAGCATGACGACCGCATCGGCTCCGTCTGGAATTTTAGCTCCGGTCATGATGCGAATCGCCTCGCCGGCGCGGAGCGGTTCTCCGACGTGTCCAGCTCCCTGAACGTATTGAACGGGTAATGTCACCGGTTCATCGCGACTCGCAGACACCAAGTCCGCAGACCGGACGGCAAAGCCGTCATACGGCGACTTATTAAACGCCGGAACATCATGCGTCGCGACGAGATCCATCGCTAAAACCCGTCCATTCGCCCGATGCAACGGCACCGTTTCTGTTTCGGCCCGCCCTGTCGCTTCTTGGATGCGTGCGACCGCCTCATCGACGGCAAGCGGCTTGCGAAATAGGGTCGACACCTTCTCCATCACTCCACTTCCTTCCCTAGCAGTGCTTCATAATCATGTAGCGAATTCACATTTTTAAACCAATCCCGTTCTTCAAACGAGACGATTGTCGCCTCTGTCAAGTGAGGCATGACCGCCCGTTCACCTCGATGTAACGCTGCTTCGAATTGTGACAGTATCGAACGGGGGTATAAGGCGATGAGCGGATGGATCCGATCGTCTGCGTAGGCGACAACCGGCCGCTTCCCTCGTTCCGTCGCAAGCCGTTCGTAAACAGTCGGTGGCAACAAGGGCGTATCACACGCACAGACGGCATACCAATCACACGGGACGTGCCGCATGACGGTGATGATGCCGGCGAGCGGCCCCATGCCGCACCATTCTCTGTCATCTTCAAGTTGATATGAGGTCATCGACTGTCCGGCCGGCACGACGCTCCATTGGGACGTCGTCGTGGTACCGAGCGTCTGTCGCGCCCGCTCTTCAAACGAGATGTCCTCATAACGGGCTTGCCATTTAGGGGACCCGAATCGGCGCGATTTCCCGCCCGCCAAGACGATGCCGATCATCGTGTCGCTTCCCAGACGATGTGGGAGAGCTCGGGAAGAATCAGACGGGTCATCGCCAAATCGACGGCGCCGCGCGATCCTGGCATCGAGAAGATGATCGTATCTCCGATGCGTCCGGCGAGAGCCCGCGATAACATCGCCGCCGGGCCGATATCTTCCGTAAAACTGACGTAACGGAACAGTTCACCGAAGCCGACCATTTCCCGGTCGAGCAACGGCCGAATCGTCTCGATGGTGACGTCCCGTTTCGTGATTCCCGTCCCTCCGGTCGTCAAGATGACATCCATCTTCTCAGCGACCATTCGTCTGACGGCCGCCTCGATTTCAAGCGGTTCATCTTTCGTGATCTCACGGTATGTGACCGTGTGTGCTTCTTCTTTTAACAGCGTGCAAATATGTTCGCCTGACACGTCCTTATCGAGTGTGCGTGTGTCTGAGATCGTTAAAATCGCGGCCCGGACACGCTTTGTGTTTTCATGTACGTGATTGTGTGCTTGCATCGTCTTCACCCTCCGATATAACTCATTTCAATCCGGTTTCGTGTCCGGTTCCCACTCCGCGACCGTTCTTCTGAATAGCGGTCGTCGCGTACTTCCCATACCATTTTCAGTGTCATGGCGATCAATTCGTCGCTCGCCCCGCTGCGGAGCAATTCGCGAATATCGGTCCCGTCTTCCGCGAACAGGCACGTATACCATTTGCCGTCACTCGATAGACGGCCTCGTGTACACGTCCCGCAGAACGGTTGGCTGACTGAAGAGATGAAGCCGACTTGCGCCCCATCCGTATAACGATAACGTTGCGCGACCTCTCCTAATGTTTCAGGTGCAAGCGGTTCAAGTAATCCATTTCGTTGTTTCAACACCTCAAGAATCGATTCAGACGACACGACATGTTCGACGTTCCACTCATTCGCCGTGCCGACATCCATGAACTCGATATAACGGAGCGTGATATTCCGTTCTTTGAAATAAGCGGCCATCGGGGCAACTTCATGATCGTTCCATCCTTTTCGGACGACCATGTTCACTTTCACCTCAAGCCCTTGTCGCTTCGCTTCATCGATGCCTCGTAACACCGTCTCGGGCGACGTCCCGCGTCCGTTCATCATCCCGAACGTCTCGGCCGATAAAGCGTCTAGGCTGACGTTGACCCGGTCAAGCCCGGCTTGCTTTAACGCTTTCGCCATCCGTTCTAAATAGACGCCGTTCGTCGTCAACCCGATCGTCTCGATGGTAGTGACCGCACGCAGACGGCGAATCAACTCATCGAGATTCGGTCTAAGTAACGGTTCGCCCCCGGTCAGGCGCACTTTTTTTACGCCATGCGGGGCGATGATACGAACGAAGCGCTCAATCTCGTCAAACGATAGCAACTCGTCTCGCTTTAAAAACTGATGGTGACGAAACGCTTCTTCCGGCATACAGTACCGGCAACGAAAGTTGCATTTATCAATGACTGAGATGCGTAAGTCTTCCAACGGTCGTCTCCGTCGATCGGTCCATGGGGTCATCTTGGTTCATCCTTTCTATCCATCAACGACAGCAGGGACTTTCAAAGTCCCCACTTCGGATTGTCAGCGAATCGGCTTTTCAGCACCGCTGCGCAAGTAATAATAAATTGTAGTGGCAATCGAAATCGCATAGAGCCCGAGCATGACGAACAACGCACCGTTGAACGAACCGACGAGTTCGAGCGACCAGCCGAACATCTTCGGAATGAAGAAGGCGCCGTAAGCGGCAAACGCTGCCGAGAACCCGACGACGGCCGGCGTCTTCGTCGCGACGAACACGTGGGGAATCATCGCGAACGTGGCCCCGGAATTGAGTCCTGTCGCGATGAACAAGACGACGAATGAGATGAAAAACATCGTCAAGTTGCTGTTCGTGATGGCCATGATGACACTGATTGTACCGAGCGCCATGATTCCGAACACGATCAACGTCACTTTGGCCGCCCCAATCTTGTCACTGATCCAGCCTCCGAACGGGCGCGAAGAGGCGCCCAGGAATGCACCAAGGAATGCGAGCGCCATCAAGTCCGATTCAGGGAACTTCAACTTCAAGATCATCGGGAACGCTGCGGCATATCCGATGAAAGAACCGAACGCTGCCGTGTAGAGCAACGTTTGAATCCAAAAATGCTTGTCTTTAAACACGCTCGCCTGTTCACGAAGCGATTGACGCGCGGTCGGTAAGTTATCCATGAACAAGTACGCGCATACCGTCAAGATGATGGTCGGCACGACCCAAAGGAGCGCGGCGTTTTGTAACCAAATCTCTTCTCCGGTCTCAGTCAAGAGGGCGTTCCCGCCGATGAACCCGAAAATACTTGTCGTAATGACGAGCGGTGTGATCAATTGGACGAGCGACACGCCTAAGTTCCCGATGCCTCCGTTAATACCGAGTGCCGTCCCTTTTTTCGCTTTCGGATAAAACGCCCCGATATTGGCGTTTGATGACGAGAAATTTCCGCCGCCGAGTCCGCAAAGCGCGGCCAAAATCATAAATACCCAATACGGTGTATTGACGTTTTGAACGGCGTAGGCGATGCCAAGGAGTGGCAATAACAAAATCGATGTCGAGAAAATCGTCCAGTTCCGACCGCCGAATATACTGTTCGCAAACGTATAGAAAAAGCGTAACGTCGCCCCGACGAGTCCAGGTAGGGCGGCCAAGGTGAATAACTGGCCTTGCGTAAAGCTAAACCCGATCGAATTCAATTGGACGGCCGCGACCGACCACATTTGCCAGACGATGAATGCAAGCGTCAGTGCCGGGACCGAGACGCGCAAGTTCCGATTGGCGACTTGTTTTCCCGTCCCTTCCCAAAATCCCACATCCTCTGGCTTCCACTCGGCGAGTGCGTGTGACCCTTTGTCTAATTGTTGCATGGTCTATTCCTCCTCTTAACGGTTCAATTCGTACCCTAATCCCATCCTATCGACCGCCCCCTAAAAAAAGTGTGCCTTCTTTCACACTTATTTCGCATCTTGAGCTTTTTTCTCACCCTGTCATCATTCTGTGACAAAATCGCCTATCTTTTGTTTCTGTGACATTGAACACAGAAAAACCCTCCCCGATTCCTTACGATAAGGAATAGAGGAGGGATGAATATGTCACATCTTATTAAAATCCACTGTGCGCCCGAAGCTCGCTTGGCGCTACAACCATATTTCTTCAGTCAGGACGGGGCTCACGTGTTCCGTGTCTTCGGCGTCGCGATCGCCGAAGCTGCGTTCACAGAGACGGGGCTCGATATCTCGTTCCCACTTGAAAGTCCGCTAGAAGAGCTAGAAGCATTGCACAATTTGCTCGTTCGGATTGACAGCCACCATGGCGTGACGATTGATGACGCCCAGGCAGTCATCGGTTACTTAGGTGACGGGACGACGGTCACCGTCTATCGCCATTTCAAACGATGGCTCGACTTCTTATCCGCTGCGCGTGTCCGCTCGATGGAAGGCGTCGTCGTCGAGGTGCGCGCCCATGGGGTCAAGCTAGCCGAAGGGGTACTCCGGTCTTACGAGTTGATGGAAGATGGCGAGTTTTATGTATCGGCCTGTACAATCGAGGCCGATGGGTTGGAGCATTTTGAAGGCGAACTGTCGCTTGCCGCCGTCATGTGATCAATCGATGACACAGACCGAGATCGGACAATCCTCACAATGGTTGAGCAGTTTCAACCGGTCGAGATCATGGATAATGATTTGACGGGACGGGAGCGAAATGATCCCCTCTTGGGCGAGCTCGTTCAACATGCGGTTCACGCGTTCGCGCGACGTGCCGCAATAGTTGGCGAGCTCTTGGTTTTTCAGTTTCAAATCGATCAGAATTCCACCTTCGACTTCAACCCCATAGCTGTTCGCCATGCGAATGAGTGTCGAGTAGAGCGCTCCTTTTTTCCCGTTCAACACCAAGTCTCTAAATTTCGTATGCTGCTTCCGCATATGTTCATTGATCATAATCATGAACTCGCGGACGAACTCCGGATTCGACGACAGAATCATCGTCTCAATTCGTTCGATCTTCACCGCATAGATTTCACTGTCTTCTAACGCTTTCGCGTTAAATAAATATTTTGGTTCGATTGCGAACAACGTCAACTCTCCGCAACAAGCCTCAGCGCTTAAACAACGTAACGTCAATTCTTTTCCATTTTCCGTCAATTTCGAAATTTGGATCAGTCCACTTTTCACAATATAAAATTCAGACGCGTCTTCTTGTTCCCGGAACAGAAAACCGCCTTTCGGGACATGAATGATGCGATGTGCCAATTTTTTTGTTTCATCGAGCACCATCGCTTTACTTGAATGTGCCATTTCCACCGACCTTCCTTAAAACACGTTGCGCCAAATCAAAGCTTGCCTTCATTCTAAACACAAACCCCCTCGAAACGCAATCAACATTTGGAAGCGTTTCAAGGGGACGACTATTCTTTCGTACGATATTCAATTTTTTTCCAATATCGATATAACAAACCGATCAATCCGACATTGATGATCGCGATGGCCATATACAGTTGCATCGACGCATGGTCATACACCATGTAGCTCTCAATCGTATATTGCAAGAGCACCATGTTCGTCGCGAGCAATACGACCAATCCGATTAAACTCCAACCGTTACGCCCCATGATGAATCTCTCTTCCGACCGCAAAGATTTTCCCGTTCTCGATCTCGAGCAAGATTTTAGGCAGTTCCCGCTGCGGCGGTCCCGACTGAGGTTGGCCGTCGACACTGAAATAACCGCGGTGGCACGGACAGAGAAGGACATCTTCTTCCTCCACATAAAACACCGGACACTGCAAATGGGTGCATTTGTTGTTATAGGCGACGAACTCACCCGTCTTTAAATGAACGAGCAATGATGGTTCCGTACCCGGATATTCGAATTCGAGTGATTTCCCCCGTTCGAGCGCCTCGACCGTCGTGATGAACTGACGGTCGGTTCGCGGCTCGCTGCGGACGAAGGCCGCGATGTTGAACGGGACCGTCGCTAGACCGAGCGCGATGCCGGCGCCAAACGTCGATTTGATGAACGCCCGGCGGTTCAGTTTCACGTCATCGGCGCGGCTCAAATTGTCAACGAGTGAGGATAGACGCTCCCGATCTTTTGATTCATTTGACATAAGTCATCTTCCTTTCCATCTCAATCGGAATAGACGCCAAAGAATTCAGGGACGTAATTCCACTTATCATCTTGCGAAGGTTTTTTTCCTTCGATCATGTTCATTTGGACACGCTGACGACGAAGTTGCATCATCTCATCATGGTCGATGAAACGAATCGCATCCGACGGACATACTGACGCACACATCGGCGCGATATCATGTTTAGAACGGTCGTAACACATGTCGCACTTATACATCTTGTTCTTCTCAAAGTCGAACTTCGGAATCCCGAACGGACAAGCGAACGTACAGTTGCGGCAGCCGATACATTTCTCTTCCGAAGCCGATAAGACGACGCCTTCTGGCGTGATTTGAATCGCGTTGGCCGGGCAAACTTGAGCACATGCCGGGTTTTTACATTGCATACAGATCATCGGGAACGTCTGACGGTTCTCCGAGAAGTCGATGTAGTCGACGTAGTTGCGCTCGAGCCCTTCGTGGTCCCCGCATTCGCGGCAAGCCGCTTGGCAGGCCCGACAGCCGATACAGCGTTCAAATTCTAAATACATGACCTTATTCATTTCGTCTGAACCTCCTCATCCATGACGTGACAGCTCGTCGCAATCGCATGGTCCGCCATGAACGGCACGCTCGAACCGAGCGGGACCGTCAACGGATTAATGTGTAACGGGGTGTTGGTCGGCAACTTCTTCATTTGAACCGCACATACCTTGAACTCCGGCATGCGTGACATCGGATCGAGGCACGGGTTCGTCAATTGGTTGATGGCTAGCTCTTTGCCCCAATGATAAGGAACGAAGACCGTGTCTTTTCGAATCGCCTTCGTCAAACGAGCTTCGACGACCATCGCTCCGCGGCGTGTGCGGAGTTCGACTTTGTCGCCCGTTTGAAGACCATAGCTTGATGCGAGCTCAGGATGAATCTCAACGAACGGCAGTTTCGACATCGTGCTCAAGAAATCGACGCGACGCGTCTGGTTGCCCGAGAGGTAATGGAAGACGACCCGACCTGTCGTGAGCGTGACCGGATACTCTTCATTCGCATATTCACCGGCCGGCCGATATGTAACGACGGGCAGGTTCGCTTTTCCGCTTGCCGTCCCAAACCGTTCTTTGAACATCGTCGGTGTGCCGGGGTGATCTTCGGACGGACATGGCCA
This genomic interval carries:
- a CDS encoding molybdenum cofactor guanylyltransferase produces the protein MIGIVLAGGKSRRFGSPKWQARYEDISFEERARQTLGTTTTSQWSVVPAGQSMTSYQLEDDREWCGMGPLAGIITVMRHVPCDWYAVCACDTPLLPPTVYERLATERGKRPVVAYADDRIHPLIALYPRSILSQFEAALHRGERAVMPHLTEATIVSFEERDWFKNVNSLHDYEALLGKEVE
- a CDS encoding MogA/MoaB family molybdenum cofactor biosynthesis protein, which encodes MQAHNHVHENTKRVRAAILTISDTRTLDKDVSGEHICTLLKEEAHTVTYREITKDEPLEIEAAVRRMVAEKMDVILTTGGTGITKRDVTIETIRPLLDREMVGFGELFRYVSFTEDIGPAAMLSRALAGRIGDTIIFSMPGSRGAVDLAMTRLILPELSHIVWEATR
- the moaA gene encoding GTP 3',8-cyclase MoaA, whose protein sequence is MTPWTDRRRRPLEDLRISVIDKCNFRCRYCMPEEAFRHHQFLKRDELLSFDEIERFVRIIAPHGVKKVRLTGGEPLLRPNLDELIRRLRAVTTIETIGLTTNGVYLERMAKALKQAGLDRVNVSLDALSAETFGMMNGRGTSPETVLRGIDEAKRQGLEVKVNMVVRKGWNDHEVAPMAAYFKERNITLRYIEFMDVGTANEWNVEHVVSSESILEVLKQRNGLLEPLAPETLGEVAQRYRYTDGAQVGFISSVSQPFCGTCTRGRLSSDGKWYTCLFAEDGTDIRELLRSGASDELIAMTLKMVWEVRDDRYSEERSRSGNRTRNRIEMSYIGG
- a CDS encoding MFS transporter, coding for MQQLDKGSHALAEWKPEDVGFWEGTGKQVANRNLRVSVPALTLAFIVWQMWSVAAVQLNSIGFSFTQGQLFTLAALPGLVGATLRFFYTFANSIFGGRNWTIFSTSILLLPLLGIAYAVQNVNTPYWVFMILAALCGLGGGNFSSSNANIGAFYPKAKKGTALGINGGIGNLGVSLVQLITPLVITTSIFGFIGGNALLTETGEEIWLQNAALLWVVPTIILTVCAYLFMDNLPTARQSLREQASVFKDKHFWIQTLLYTAAFGSFIGYAAAFPMILKLKFPESDLMALAFLGAFLGASSRPFGGWISDKIGAAKVTLIVFGIMALGTISVIMAITNSNLTMFFISFVVLFIATGLNSGATFAMIPHVFVATKTPAVVGFSAAFAAYGAFFIPKMFGWSLELVGSFNGALFVMLGLYAISIATTIYYYLRSGAEKPIR
- a CDS encoding Crp/Fnr family transcriptional regulator yields the protein MAHSSKAMVLDETKKLAHRIIHVPKGGFLFREQEDASEFYIVKSGLIQISKLTENGKELTLRCLSAEACCGELTLFAIEPKYLFNAKALEDSEIYAVKIERIETMILSSNPEFVREFMIMINEHMRKQHTKFRDLVLNGKKGALYSTLIRMANSYGVEVEGGILIDLKLKNQELANYCGTSRERVNRMLNELAQEGIISLPSRQIIIHDLDRLKLLNHCEDCPISVCVID
- a CDS encoding ubiquinol-cytochrome c reductase iron-sulfur subunit is translated as MSNESKDRERLSSLVDNLSRADDVKLNRRAFIKSTFGAGIALGLATVPFNIAAFVRSEPRTDRQFITTVEALERGKSLEFEYPGTEPSLLVHLKTGEFVAYNNKCTHLQCPVFYVEEEDVLLCPCHRGYFSVDGQPQSGPPQRELPKILLEIENGKIFAVGREIHHGA
- a CDS encoding 4Fe-4S dicluster domain-containing protein, producing the protein MNKVMYLEFERCIGCRACQAACRECGDHEGLERNYVDYIDFSENRQTFPMICMQCKNPACAQVCPANAIQITPEGVVLSASEEKCIGCRNCTFACPFGIPKFDFEKNKMYKCDMCYDRSKHDIAPMCASVCPSDAIRFIDHDEMMQLRRQRVQMNMIEGKKPSQDDKWNYVPEFFGVYSD